Proteins from one Camelina sativa cultivar DH55 chromosome 8, Cs, whole genome shotgun sequence genomic window:
- the LOC104708760 gene encoding monodehydroascorbate reductase 2-like — translation MAEEKSFKYVIVGGGVAAGYAAREFFKQGVKPGELAIISKEQVPPYERPALSKGYIHLDNKATLPGFYVCAGSGGERQFPMWYKEKGIELILGTEIVKADLAAKTLVSGTGQVFKYQTLLAATGSSVIRLSDFGVPGADAKNIFYLRELEDADHLAYAMEVKAKGKAVVVGGGYIGLELSAALKANNLDVTMVYPEPWCMPRLFTAGIASFYEGYYANKGINIVKGTVASGFSTNSNGEVTEVKLKDGRTLEADIVIVGVGGRPIISLFKGQVEEEKGGLKTDAFFKTSVPDVYAIGDVATFPMKLYNDMRRVEHVDHARKSAEQAVKAIKAAEEGNSISEYDYLPYFYSRAFDLSWQFYGDNVGETVMFGDNDPKSPKPKFGSYWIKEGKVVGAFVEGGTPEENQAIAKVARAQPSVESLDVLAKEGLSFATKI, via the exons ATGGCTGAAGAGAAGAGCTTCAAGTATGTGATCGTCGGAGGTGGTGTCGCCGCC GGATACGCGGCTAGAGAGTTTTTTAAACAAGGTGTTAAGCCTGGTGAACTTGCCATCATTTCCAAGGAACAA GTGCCTCCATACGAGCGTCCTGCACTTAGCAAAGGATATATTCATCTCGACA ATAAAGCTACACTTCCGGGTTTCTATGTCTGTGCTGGAAGTGGAGGAGAGAGACAGTTCCCTATGTGGTACAAAGAGAAAG GTATTGAGCTGATTTTGGGAACAGAGATTGTCAAAGCGGATCTTGCTGCAAAGACTCTTGTTAGTGGTACTGGACAAGTCTTCAAGTACCAAACTTTGCTAGCTGCAACTGGTTCTTCT GTCATAAGGTTGTCAGATTTTGGCGTCCCAGGTGCAGATGCTAAGAATATTTTCTACCTAAGAGAACTAGAAGATGCTGATCACCTTGCTTATGCAATGGAAGTTAAGGCGAAAGGAAAGGCTGTGGTTGTTGGTGGTGGTTACATTGGTCTTGAACTCAGTGCTGCTCTGAAGGCTAACAACCTCGACGTTACCATGGTTTATCCAGAACCTTGGTGCA TGCCTCGGCTTTTCACCGCTGGCATTGCTTCCTTCTACGAGGGTTACTACGCCAATAAAGGAATCAACATTGTCAAAGGCACTGTTGCATCTGGTTTCAGTACCAACTCAAATGGAGAG GTCACTGAGGTGAAATTGAAGGACGGAAGAACATTAGAAGCTGATATCGTGATCGTTGGCGTCGGTGGTAGACCGATTATATCACTCTTTAAAGGTCAAGTTGAAGAGGAGAAGGGTGGTTTGAAG ACTGATGCGTTTTTCAAAACAAGCGTCCCAGATGTATACGCCATTGGTGATGTAGCCACCTTCCCAATGAAACTCTACAACGATATGAGACGCGTTGAACACGTTGACCATGCTCGCAAATCCGCTGAACAAGCCGTTAAG gCAATAAAGGCTGCAGAAGAAGGGAACTCGATTTCGGAATATGACTATCTTCCATACTTCTACTCTCGAGCTTTTGATCTCTCATGGCAATTCTACGGTGACAACGTTGGAGAAACCGTAATGTTTGGAGACAATGACCCGAAATCGCCTAAGCCAAAATTCGGGAGCTACTGGATTAAAGAAGGGAAAGTGGTTGGAGCATTTGTAGAAGGTGGAACTCCTGAAGAGAACCAGGCAATTGCTAAGGTTGCACGAGCACAACCTTCAGTTGAAAGCCTTGATGTTTTGGCTAAGGAAGGCCTTTCCTTTG